The genomic window CGGTGATCTTTTCTATCGGTGCCGTGGTCGGCGCCATGATCACCATGTTTGCCTCCGTGGCACAAAGAGTGGGCGAGATCGGGACTTTGCGCGCCCTGGGATTTCGGCGTACTGCGGTGTTATTGGCGTTTTTATTGGAATCTTTATTGCTGTCGCTGGTCGGTGGCGTGATCGGCTTGTTTGCCGCATCCTGGATGCAAACGGTCGATATCTCCACGACCAATTTCCAGACCTTCAGCGAGCTGGCATTTCAATTTAAGCTGACGCCGGAAATCGCCTTGAAAACTTTACTGTTCTCGCTATTCATGGGGTTCGTCGGCGGCTTCATCCCATCCTGGCAAGCCGCCAGAATGAAGATCGTCGATTGCCTGCGCGCCAGCTGAAACCAGATAGGGTTTTACCAAGGGCGGTCTAAAATAACAAATGCAAAACTTTGCGTCGCCTTTTTTGGCTTCCGTTTCTTGGCGAAGCAAGAAACGGGAGTAGCCGCCGGTCTACCACCGGCCAGCAATCGCACAATAACGACAGAATTAAACCAAGCATGCCGCCACCGAGCATATCCCATGCGGCTCGCAGGCCGATGTTGCTTGAAGAAGCGCATGGAATATGCGTGGTGGCAGGGGCCGTGTTTAGATACTCGACGGTACAGAGACATGTGTGCGATTATGCTTAGCTAATCACACAGTGCTACGATTTTGCGTTAGAACGCTAACGGCATTTAGAACTGGTGTGCTTGTGAGCAGTATGAACGCGAAGAATTAAAATTAAACAAAGGCAAATAATTTTTCCCAAGGAAATAAATGATTAAAAAATCGACATCTCATACGTTTGCCAATATAGGAATTGGATTTTCTATAATGGGAATATTTTCCATATACTTAATCGACAATAAATACTGCACCAATTTCAAATTAATATTGCCAGCGTTTACTACATTTCTAGGTGCGGTTTTAGCATTTAGATTAAATTCACTGAAAGACGATAAAGAGGAATTGAAAAAGAAGAAATCAGCATTGAATTTAGCTCTATTCGTCTTGGCAAGGCAACATAATGCGTTACAAAATATATTGAAAGAAATTGAGCCATTCAGAGATAAACCAAACAGAGCATTTAGTCTCCCGGCAATTAAACCACCTGAATATAACGATTTAGTACAAAATTTTGGTGATTTATCTTTTCTCCTTGATCTTGATACCAATGAGATTGAAATTCTAATGAAGCTAACTATTGTTCAAGAAGGTTTTGACGTTACTAAGATAGCATTGAGCTCACGAAATGAAATGTATATTGAAGAGCTCCAAAAAATTATCAGTGAAAAGAAATTGAACGGAAAAAATTTCACGAAGGAAGAGTTAGTTGAAATTTTTGGAGAAAAACTTTTTCATGGAGCTATTCAAGGCGTAGATCAAATATATAAACATGTTGATTTTTCAGCGAAAGAAGTACCAGCTGCTTTTTCAAATTTACGTTGTACTGCAAAAAAATTATTTCCAAAGGAAAAATTCATTCAAGTCGAATCTTTACCCGAAACTACAAAATAAGGCTATACAGCGTAAATTTTTGCAGGGCGTAATGGGCTTTATCCATTGCTCCACATGAAATCTTACAAGTCACCCTGCCACTGCGCATATTCCATGCGGCTTACCAAGGCATGTGGCTGGAAACCCGCGTGGGATATGCGTGAGCGGGCAGGGCACTGTAAAAAATGGCCACCAGGCTCTAGGTGAGCGTGATGGCCAATTAGGCTACTTACTTCTTAACGCCTAACTCTATCAAACGTTCATTCAGATAACTGCCTGCGGTGTGGCGTTCTGATAGTACTACGTCGGGGCGGGGGTGTAGGAATAACGGTAGAGAGATGCGCGATTGCTTGGCGGCTTCGCCAGTTGGATTGAGTACCCGGTGTATGGTAGACGGGTAATAGCCTTGCGATGCTTCGTCCAGCATGTCGCCGATATTCACGATCAGCATGCCGAAATCACAGGGTACATCATGCCATTCTTCATCTTTGCCCAGTACCTGCAAACCGGCTTGGGTGGCGGCTGGCAATAGGGTCAGCAGGTTAATGTCACCGTGGGCGGCGGCACGCACTGCATCAGGCTCTTCGTCGCCGCGTAAAGGCGGATAGTGCAAGACCCTGAGCAAGGTCAGATCGCTGCCGGTGATCATGTCGGACAACGGCATAGAATATCTGGACTTGATGTCAGTCGGCGTATATTGCTCTACCCATTGCAGCAGCTCGGCGGCCAGCGTAGCACCTTGGGCATAGTAGTCCAGCGCCGCTTTTGATACTTCGGCAGGGAAGCGGCCGGTTGGGTAGATATGGTAAAACTCTTTCAGGTCGCGCTTGGTATAGCCTTTGGCGGTCTCTGAAATTTTAGGAGAAAAATAGCCATCCATTTTTACCGGGTCGAACTGGTACTGATTCTTTGCATCGGTCTGGTAGAACTCGTACCATTCCTTGTAGATAGTTTCAAGTAAAGTTTGCGACAGCGGATGATGGGTCAAGACGCCGAAGCCGGTGTTGTGCAGGCTTTCGGTGAATTTTTGTGCCGCATCCGGGCTGCGGTAATCGACTGGTTGGATGAACATATTTTTCCCTTTTTGGCTTATTTGCTTATTTGCTTAATGGCGCTAACAACCAGTCACTGGCCAGAACCTCGGCTATCAGTTTTTCACAAGCGGCGGCATCGACTTCCATGCAGACGCGGGTCTCTGGCTTGTCCGCTTCCCAGCCAGCTTGCGGGTAAGGGATCGCCAGTTTTGCCATCATGGTCTGACCATTGGCTATCCCTTCGGTAGCGACGCGCACGCGGCCGCTCTGGGTCTTGAACAGTTCCGGTGCGACCAGCCAGACAAACGCCAGCACGTCGTGGCCATAACAACCATGTCCCATGTCGGGACGGATAGAGCTGTAGAAATCGCTGTAGAACATGACCGCGTGATGCAGCGTGTCCATGGCGACGTGTTTGTGATGCTGGGCCAGACGCTCAAAGAATTTCGACAGCAAGACCACGCGGTGCGTGACGTCGAGACCGACCATGGTCAGATCCCAGCCTGCGGTAAATACCAGATCGGCGGCATCCGGATCGTTCCAGACATTCGCTTCCGCTACGGGCGAGACATTGCCCGGCTCATCGACGGCACCGGCCATCAGAACCACTTGTTTGAGGAGCTTAGGCAATTGAGGTTCCAGCTTCAAGGCCAGACCCAGGTTGCCCAGCGGGCCGACAGCGACCAGGGTGATTTCACCGGGATGCTGACGCGCCATCTTGACGATGAATTCGGCAGCACTGAGTGGCTCAGCTTGCCCGCCGGCTTCGATGCGGCTAGGCAAATTGCCCAGACCATCGGCACCGTGAATAAAATCTGGCGGCGTGCCAGGCGCTTTGGCGAACGGTACGTTTACGCCTTGCGCTACCGGAATAGCACGGCCGGCGATGCGGGTCAGATACAGGGCGTTGGTAGTGGCTTGTTCTACGGTGACGTTACCGAAGGTGGTGGTGATACCGATCACGTCGATGTCAGTATGCGCAAGGGCGAAGTACAGTGCCATGGCATCATCGACACCCGGGTCGGTATCAAAAATAACTTTATGTTTAGCGCTAGAAGTACTCATTTTTTTCTCCTGGACTGCGAAGCTTTGCCGTAAAGGTCGAACCCAAGCTTCGCTGCAGATTGCTAGAGACCTGGTTCAAGCAGGCCGTATTAAATTAGGGCTTAAGATTAGGAATTAAGTTAACGTGACTTCACAAACGGTAGGCCTATGGCTTTAGGTGCGACCGATTTGGCCATCAAGCCTGCCAGTACGATGACGGTAATCACATACGGAATCATCTGTATCAGTGAGCCGGGTATTTTTCCTACGCCTGGGAAAGTCACGCCTTCTATCTGTACCTGTAGCGCAGCAAAAAAACCAAACATCAGGCAACCGAGTGCCGTATGTAAAGGACGCCAGTTACCAAACACCAAGGCCGTCAATGCCAGGTAGCCGTTACCGGCCGACATGTCGCGCAGGAAAAAACCGCTCTGCACCAGCGACAGGTAAGCGCCGGAGAAAGAACACAGCACACCGGCGCATAACATCGCCATGAAACGGGTGGCTTCTACGCTGACGCCAGCGGCATCGGCAGCATGCGGATTTTCACCGACTGCGCGTAGACGCAAGCCAAAGCTGCTGTGATAGATAATCCAGTGAACGACAGGGATCAGCGCGAAGGCCAGATATACCAGCGCACTGTGGCCACCTAAAAATTGGGTGTAGAACCATCCCAGGAAAGGGATATCGGCCACCAGTGCAGAACCTGGCAAGACGATGTCAAACAGGCGCGCCTGACCCAGGTCTGGGGTACGGCCGCCCTGCGCAAAGAAAAACTGCGCCAGCACAAAGGTGAGGCCGCTGATGGCAATGTTCAGCGCGATTCCCGCTACCAGTTGATTGCCTTTTTGTGTGATGCTGACGAAACCTTGCAACATCGCTACGGCAACCGAAATGCCTACACCAGCTAATACGCCCAGCCAGGGATTCTGGGTGGCATAAGCCACAGCGGCAGAGACAAAGGCGGCAGCGAGCATCTTGCCTTCTAGCGCCAGATCGACGATACCGCTGCGCTCGGCAAACAGCCCGGCCAAAGCGGCAAACATCAGCACTGGCGCATTGCGTATGGTAGCGACCAGGATGCTGGCGAGGTGGAAGTCTTCAAACATCGCTCTTCCTTGTTGTGAATGTAGATTTTGCTTTAAAGCACGCGCTCAGTGCTGGTGCGTACAGATTTTCCATGGAGCCGCAAAATAGAATGATCAGGCCTTGGATGAAGATAAAGGTCTCAGGCGGGATATTCGGTTTTTCTAGTGACAGATCAAATCCGCCTTGGATTAGGGCGCCAAACAAGATAGAAGAGAGCAAGATGCCGATAGGATGCTGGCGTCCCATCAGGGCAATCGCAATGCCGATGAAGCCGGCACCGGCCGGGAAATTCAGGTTCAGGTAATGGGTAGAACCCATCAGCGAATTGACCGCACCGAGTCCGGCCAAGGCACCGGAAATCAACATCGCCACCACGATGGTCTTGGTGATAGAGATGCCCGCGTAATGTGCTGCATGCTGGTTCAGGCCGGTAGCGCGCAATTGATAACCCCAGGCCGAGCGCCATACCGCGATACCGTAAATCACCAGCGCCAGTAAGGCCAGCACGAAGCTGATGTTGAGTGGCGTCTCGCCTAAAATCGGGAACACTGCGTTGAGTTTCGGCAGCCAGCTACTGTCGGCGAAGATGCGGCTGGCGGTGTTTTGCTGGCCGGCCGGTATCAGATAGGCGACGATGATGAAATTCATCAGGCTGGCGGCGATGAAGTTAAACATGATGGTGGTGACCACCACGTGGCTACCGCGCTTTGCTTGTAGATAGCCAGGCAGATAAGCCCAGGCGGCACCGAAGACGGCACTGGCGACCAATGCCAGCGGGATTAAGATCCAGGACGGTAGGCTGGCGTCCAGCGCTAACACCACCAGAGTAATGCCTAGTCCGCCCAGGTACATTTGGCCTTCGCTACCGATATTGAATAAGCCGGCCTGCATCGCTACCGAGACCGACAAACCTGTGAAGATAAAGGTAGAGGCATAAAACAAGGTATATCCCAGACCTTCGGGATTGAGGACGGCGGCATTGATCAGTATGCTTAGCGATTCGAGTGGATTTTCGCCGAGTAAATAGATCACCAGTGCCGCCACCAACAAGGCAGACAGCAAATTGAGTAAAGGCAGTAGCAGCGCCGTGGCCCAGCGTGGCAGATCGGAATTATTCATACGCGTTTCTCATGATTTATGTAAGCCGCCCATGAGCAGGCCGATACGGGTGGCATCAAATTCTTCCGCCTTTAACTCGCCGGTAATACACCCGCCCGAGATCACCAGGATACGGTCGGCCAGCGCACGTACTTCTTCCAGTTCTACCGACACCAATAAAATCGCCACACCGGCATCGCGCATCGCCAGCAACTGGGCGTGGATGGTTTCTATGGTGCCGATATCCACGCCGCGGGTAGGTTGGCCGACCAGCATGAGCTTGGGCTGAGCAGCGATTTCGCGGGCGATCACGACTTTTTGCTGGTTGCCGCCCGATAGCAGACCGATACGCAAATCGGGATCGGCAGGGCGCACATCGAATTGCGTTAGCAGCGCGCGGCAGTTTTTTAAGATGGATGAAAAATCGAGCAGGCCAAAACGTTTTTTGACTTGATTTTGGTAGCCGAGAAAGCTGTTCATCATCACCGAGAAATTTTTGATGACGCCATCGCGCAAGCGGTCTTCCGGCACATGGGCTATCCCTAGTGCGCGGAACTCGGCAGGCAGGCCATCGGCATCTTTACGATGCGCCACGGGCAGCTCTTTTCCTAAAAAGTGCATACTTCCAGCGGAGGCTAAGCGCATGCCGCTAATGATTTCGAGTAACTCACTCTGGCCATTGCCAGAGACGCCTGCAATCGCGACGATTTCGCCAGCGCGTATGCTGAAATTAATATCTTTCAACAAGCTGAGCTGTTGTTGATTGCGCAGTTGCAAATCGCGTACTTCGAGTACGGTAGCGCCCGGCGCATAAGGCGCACGCGGCAAATGGG from Undibacterium parvum includes these protein-coding regions:
- a CDS encoding 2OG-Fe(II) oxygenase family protein, coding for MFIQPVDYRSPDAAQKFTESLHNTGFGVLTHHPLSQTLLETIYKEWYEFYQTDAKNQYQFDPVKMDGYFSPKISETAKGYTKRDLKEFYHIYPTGRFPAEVSKAALDYYAQGATLAAELLQWVEQYTPTDIKSRYSMPLSDMITGSDLTLLRVLHYPPLRGDEEPDAVRAAAHGDINLLTLLPAATQAGLQVLGKDEEWHDVPCDFGMLIVNIGDMLDEASQGYYPSTIHRVLNPTGEAAKQSRISLPLFLHPRPDVVLSERHTAGSYLNERLIELGVKK
- a CDS encoding nucleoside hydrolase — translated: MSTSSAKHKVIFDTDPGVDDAMALYFALAHTDIDVIGITTTFGNVTVEQATTNALYLTRIAGRAIPVAQGVNVPFAKAPGTPPDFIHGADGLGNLPSRIEAGGQAEPLSAAEFIVKMARQHPGEITLVAVGPLGNLGLALKLEPQLPKLLKQVVLMAGAVDEPGNVSPVAEANVWNDPDAADLVFTAGWDLTMVGLDVTHRVVLLSKFFERLAQHHKHVAMDTLHHAVMFYSDFYSSIRPDMGHGCYGHDVLAFVWLVAPELFKTQSGRVRVATEGIANGQTMMAKLAIPYPQAGWEADKPETRVCMEVDAAACEKLIAEVLASDWLLAPLSK
- a CDS encoding ABC transporter permease; protein product: MFEDFHLASILVATIRNAPVLMFAALAGLFAERSGIVDLALEGKMLAAAFVSAAVAYATQNPWLGVLAGVGISVAVAMLQGFVSITQKGNQLVAGIALNIAISGLTFVLAQFFFAQGGRTPDLGQARLFDIVLPGSALVADIPFLGWFYTQFLGGHSALVYLAFALIPVVHWIIYHSSFGLRLRAVGENPHAADAAGVSVEATRFMAMLCAGVLCSFSGAYLSLVQSGFFLRDMSAGNGYLALTALVFGNWRPLHTALGCLMFGFFAALQVQIEGVTFPGVGKIPGSLIQMIPYVITVIVLAGLMAKSVAPKAIGLPFVKSR
- a CDS encoding ABC transporter permease; translation: MNNSDLPRWATALLLPLLNLLSALLVAALVIYLLGENPLESLSILINAAVLNPEGLGYTLFYASTFIFTGLSVSVAMQAGLFNIGSEGQMYLGGLGITLVVLALDASLPSWILIPLALVASAVFGAAWAYLPGYLQAKRGSHVVVTTIMFNFIAASLMNFIIVAYLIPAGQQNTASRIFADSSWLPKLNAVFPILGETPLNISFVLALLALVIYGIAVWRSAWGYQLRATGLNQHAAHYAGISITKTIVVAMLISGALAGLGAVNSLMGSTHYLNLNFPAGAGFIGIAIALMGRQHPIGILLSSILFGALIQGGFDLSLEKPNIPPETFIFIQGLIILFCGSMENLYAPALSACFKAKSTFTTRKSDV
- a CDS encoding ABC transporter ATP-binding protein: MHAAVEFQHISKRFGAVQANRDVSFAVAPGSIHGVIGENGAGKSTLMSILYGYYHADEGQLLIHGQAQKIRNSQQAIQLGIGMVHQHFMLVENMTVLDNVMLGSEGGFRLAPKRSLVEAKLREISQRYALDVDPLARIEDLSVGVQQRVEILKQIYRSANILILDEPTAVLTVQETASLFDVLRLFKAQGKTILLISHKLQEILDITDEVTVMRAGAVVGSLHTANTSKEELATLMVGRPIETHLPRAPYAPGATVLEVRDLQLRNQQQLSLLKDINFSIRAGEIVAIAGVSGNGQSELLEIISGMRLASAGSMHFLGKELPVAHRKDADGLPAEFRALGIAHVPEDRLRDGVIKNFSVMMNSFLGYQNQVKKRFGLLDFSSILKNCRALLTQFDVRPADPDLRIGLLSGGNQQKVVIAREIAAQPKLMLVGQPTRGVDIGTIETIHAQLLAMRDAGVAILLVSVELEEVRALADRILVISGGCITGELKAEEFDATRIGLLMGGLHKS